In one Sporomusa sphaeroides DSM 2875 genomic region, the following are encoded:
- the allE gene encoding (S)-ureidoglycine aminohydrolase, whose amino-acid sequence MSYLNNVVGYRKDLLTNRSVVKKDNYVLLDPDGLVKNVIPGFENCDVTVLASPKIGASFVDYLVTIHADGKNERGFGEEGIETLLYLIEGSLEVKAGEQSYSLTQGGFVYCPPGTKLYFQNKSGKVTKAFLYKRRYDRLEGYEPYVVTGNANEMEWIKYEGMEDVLIKDFLPKELAFDCNFHILSFKPGASHGYIETHLPEHGAYFLSGQGMYNLDNDWVPVQKGDYIFMSAYSLQACYAVGRDEEFSYVYSKDCNRDVSI is encoded by the coding sequence ATGAGCTATCTTAATAATGTTGTCGGTTACAGAAAAGATCTGTTAACAAACCGGTCAGTGGTTAAGAAAGATAATTATGTATTGCTTGATCCTGATGGTTTGGTTAAGAATGTCATTCCCGGTTTTGAGAATTGTGATGTCACCGTTCTTGCTTCACCCAAGATCGGCGCAAGCTTTGTCGATTATCTTGTTACCATTCACGCCGATGGCAAGAATGAACGCGGTTTTGGTGAAGAAGGCATTGAAACCCTGCTTTATTTGATTGAAGGCAGTCTGGAGGTTAAAGCAGGGGAGCAGTCTTACTCCTTAACCCAGGGCGGCTTTGTTTATTGCCCTCCCGGTACCAAACTCTATTTCCAGAACAAAAGCGGCAAAGTAACCAAGGCATTTCTGTACAAACGCCGCTACGACCGTCTGGAAGGCTATGAACCTTATGTCGTTACCGGCAATGCCAATGAAATGGAATGGATAAAATATGAAGGCATGGAAGATGTGCTGATTAAGGATTTCCTGCCCAAGGAACTGGCCTTTGACTGCAACTTCCATATCCTGAGCTTTAAACCGGGTGCTTCGCATGGCTATATTGAGACCCATCTGCCGGAACATGGCGCTTACTTCCTGAGTGGACAGGGTATGTATAATCTGGACAATGACTGGGTGCCTGTGCAAAAAGGCGATTATATCTTTATGAGTGCCTATTCGCTGCAGGCCTGCTACGCTGTAGGGCGTGACGAGGAATTTTCCTATGTGTATTCCAAAGACTGCAACCGTGATGTAAGTATTTAG
- a CDS encoding DUF2877 domain-containing protein, with the protein MKYHREAKSNLLPLYLKNVSMGKVHSKFNSGLNLQMEDHLLYIGCCGSPLSAFGLNIDEAKLRQLLAAVRIGDLVRYKEDVLIFYSIQGTITLACQELAEVDLRLPAIACTRQKIADSRLYNYLAAMEFEPFIGINLDEQAGRHVELLQSADKTDGNANSRVIRFFAGRGKGLTPSGDDLLIGFTLALLLFGPFQAWKQALAGEVTGERTTLISVAYCRALLAGYASEPFIRLVKLLDTEDMAAIEKTIKEVQAFGHTSGNDTLFGFFLGLKFIIHGG; encoded by the coding sequence GTGAAATATCACAGAGAGGCAAAGAGCAATCTCTTGCCTCTCTATCTAAAAAATGTCAGCATGGGTAAGGTACATAGCAAATTCAACAGCGGGCTCAATCTGCAAATGGAGGATCATTTGCTGTATATTGGCTGCTGCGGCAGCCCGTTATCCGCCTTTGGGCTGAATATTGACGAAGCGAAACTGCGGCAGCTGCTTGCCGCTGTCAGAATCGGGGATTTGGTCCGGTACAAAGAGGATGTGCTGATTTTTTATAGCATCCAGGGGACCATAACCCTTGCTTGCCAAGAACTGGCAGAAGTAGATTTAAGGCTTCCCGCCATAGCCTGCACCAGGCAAAAAATCGCTGACAGCCGGCTGTATAACTATTTGGCGGCAATGGAGTTTGAGCCATTCATCGGCATCAATTTAGACGAACAAGCCGGCCGGCATGTGGAGTTATTACAGAGCGCTGACAAAACAGACGGCAACGCCAATTCCCGGGTTATCCGCTTTTTTGCCGGCAGAGGCAAAGGCTTGACGCCCAGCGGTGATGACCTGCTCATCGGATTTACCCTGGCACTGCTGCTGTTTGGCCCGTTTCAGGCCTGGAAGCAAGCGCTGGCCGGGGAGGTTACCGGTGAGAGAACCACCTTGATCAGTGTGGCCTATTGCCGTGCTTTACTGGCAGGGTATGCCAGTGAGCCTTTTATCCGGCTGGTAAAGCTGCTGGATACTGAAGATATGGCTGCAATAGAAAAAACCATCAAGGAAGTACAGGCCTTTGGCCATACTTCCGGCAATGACACCTTGTTCGGTTTTTTCTTAGGATTAAAATTTATAATTCACGGAGGTTAA
- the fdrA gene encoding DUF1116 domain-containing protein yields MLFTVIKKNSYQDSINLMLLTNSINTIAGITKCSIMMGTAANKDILKNGGLLTAEGEAAAPSDMIIVVETADEKIVETVLSEADKFLNDLAVKKKSTGALSVTSIDAALEEMPDANVALFSIPGEYAVEEIEQALDKGLHVFSFTDNIALADEVRLKQKAHEKGLMLMGPDCGTGIISSIPIAFTNVVRPGNIGIVGASGTGIQEVTTIIDRLGGGVVHAIGTGGRDLSEEVNAITARDAILGLEHHDPTDVIVVISKPPAKKVRDEIVELLHSLSKPVVAIFLGEKPDHHEGNVYLAHTLEETAMIAVDLAKNKPVKPNYMEAITYEVKTPLAPEKTVKGLYSGGTLAAEAGMLIAEALELGKLTKQEGYILNANGYQVMDLGDDIYTQGKPHPMIDPEIRINKIREYAQDANTGVILLDCVLGYGSHPDMAKALSPAIKEAIQTSRENGRKLYFVATVCGTEYDPQSYQAAIKTLKECGVLVEESNAKAVRLALKLKGIDYKEQDKHVVAKQGGKKVLPEISDSVNDLLNSKPRIVNIGLTSFTDSIFAYGGKAVQYDWRPAAGGDKRLIKILNALKKIEEIETANNEVIDRMKSSQPFLVDVVPAKSVIGILNDKVLLHAGPPIEYKDMTGPGQGACIGAVLFEGWAKDEKSARQLLESGGVTFSPCHHVNAVGPMGGITSGNMPVLVVVNKLDDSIGYCIMNEGIGKVLRFGAYSEEVINRLNWMRDTLGPVLSKALQRKEGGLNLNVLIAKAITMGDEFHQRNIAATLVFLKEITPLITELDIDQKEKYEVIKFLADTDQFFLNIMMAASKSIVDCARKVTSGTVVTTMARNGRNFGVRISGMGDEWFTAPVNTPNGLYFTGYSESDANPDIGDSAITETVGVGGMAMVAAPGVTRFVGAGGFQDALKVSNEMDTICIANNSNWSIPTWDFKGACLGIDARKVVATGTTPLINTGIAHKNEGVGQIGAGTVRAPLACFEKAVIAYAKKLGIDVE; encoded by the coding sequence ATGCTCTTTACGGTAATTAAGAAAAATAGTTACCAGGATTCTATTAATCTTATGTTACTCACAAATTCCATTAATACTATTGCCGGTATAACAAAATGTTCTATCATGATGGGAACTGCCGCCAATAAGGACATCCTTAAAAATGGCGGACTGCTTACTGCTGAAGGGGAAGCTGCGGCTCCCAGCGATATGATTATTGTAGTTGAGACTGCCGATGAAAAAATTGTTGAAACCGTTCTTAGCGAAGCAGACAAGTTCTTGAATGACCTGGCTGTTAAGAAAAAGAGCACAGGCGCCCTTAGTGTAACCAGCATAGACGCGGCATTGGAGGAAATGCCTGATGCCAATGTAGCACTGTTTTCCATCCCCGGCGAGTACGCTGTTGAGGAGATTGAACAAGCTCTTGATAAAGGCTTGCATGTATTTTCCTTCACCGATAATATCGCGCTGGCAGATGAAGTGAGACTTAAGCAAAAGGCCCATGAAAAAGGACTGATGCTGATGGGGCCTGACTGCGGCACCGGCATTATTTCCAGCATTCCCATAGCATTTACCAATGTTGTCAGACCCGGCAACATCGGCATCGTCGGTGCCTCCGGCACCGGCATACAAGAGGTTACTACCATCATCGACAGACTTGGCGGCGGCGTTGTGCATGCCATCGGCACAGGCGGCCGTGACTTAAGCGAAGAGGTCAACGCCATTACCGCCCGGGATGCCATCCTGGGACTGGAGCATCATGATCCTACCGACGTAATTGTTGTTATTTCCAAACCGCCGGCCAAGAAAGTCCGGGATGAAATTGTAGAACTGCTGCATAGTCTTAGCAAACCGGTAGTCGCCATATTCCTCGGCGAGAAGCCGGACCACCATGAAGGCAATGTATATCTGGCGCATACGCTTGAAGAAACTGCCATGATTGCCGTAGACCTGGCTAAGAACAAACCGGTTAAGCCCAACTATATGGAAGCCATCACCTACGAAGTAAAGACCCCGCTGGCACCGGAAAAAACCGTAAAAGGACTGTATTCAGGCGGTACGCTGGCTGCCGAGGCGGGAATGCTCATCGCCGAAGCCCTGGAGCTTGGGAAATTGACCAAACAAGAGGGTTATATCCTTAATGCCAACGGCTACCAGGTCATGGATCTGGGAGATGACATCTATACCCAGGGCAAACCCCATCCCATGATTGATCCGGAAATCAGGATTAACAAGATCAGAGAATATGCCCAGGACGCCAACACCGGCGTAATTCTCCTGGACTGCGTACTGGGCTACGGCTCGCATCCCGATATGGCCAAAGCTTTGTCACCAGCTATCAAGGAAGCTATACAAACATCCAGGGAAAATGGGCGGAAACTCTATTTTGTCGCCACTGTTTGCGGCACAGAGTATGATCCGCAAAGCTACCAGGCAGCAATCAAAACCCTGAAAGAATGCGGTGTATTGGTTGAGGAAAGCAATGCCAAGGCAGTAAGGCTTGCCCTCAAATTAAAGGGGATAGACTACAAAGAGCAGGATAAGCACGTAGTCGCAAAACAGGGGGGAAAGAAAGTACTGCCTGAAATCAGTGACAGTGTAAATGACCTCTTAAACTCCAAACCCCGCATTGTCAACATTGGTCTTACCAGCTTTACCGATTCTATCTTTGCCTATGGCGGCAAAGCCGTGCAATATGACTGGAGACCGGCGGCAGGCGGCGATAAGCGGCTTATCAAGATCTTAAACGCACTGAAGAAAATTGAAGAAATTGAAACAGCCAACAATGAAGTTATCGACAGGATGAAAAGCTCACAGCCCTTCCTGGTTGATGTAGTGCCTGCCAAATCCGTAATCGGCATCTTAAATGATAAAGTGCTTTTGCACGCCGGACCTCCTATCGAATATAAGGACATGACCGGCCCGGGGCAAGGTGCTTGCATTGGCGCAGTATTATTCGAAGGCTGGGCCAAGGATGAAAAAAGCGCCAGACAACTGCTGGAAAGCGGCGGCGTAACATTCTCACCCTGCCATCATGTAAATGCAGTAGGCCCGATGGGCGGCATCACCTCAGGCAACATGCCGGTGCTGGTAGTAGTCAATAAGCTGGATGACTCCATCGGTTACTGTATCATGAACGAAGGCATCGGCAAAGTGCTGAGATTCGGTGCTTATTCGGAAGAAGTCATCAACAGATTAAACTGGATGAGAGATACGTTAGGACCGGTATTGTCCAAAGCGCTGCAGCGCAAAGAGGGCGGCCTGAACCTGAACGTACTCATTGCCAAAGCCATTACCATGGGTGATGAATTCCACCAGAGAAATATAGCTGCCACCCTGGTATTCCTGAAAGAAATTACTCCGTTAATTACCGAGCTTGACATTGACCAAAAAGAAAAATACGAGGTCATAAAATTCCTGGCCGATACTGATCAGTTCTTCCTGAACATCATGATGGCGGCCAGCAAATCCATTGTCGACTGCGCCAGAAAAGTTACCAGCGGTACTGTGGTTACCACCATGGCCAGAAATGGACGCAATTTTGGCGTAAGAATCAGCGGTATGGGTGACGAATGGTTCACCGCACCGGTTAACACCCCCAACGGACTGTACTTCACCGGCTATTCGGAAAGCGATGCAAACCCGGATATTGGCGACAGTGCCATCACCGAAACGGTGGGCGTCGGCGGTATGGCCATGGTTGCGGCTCCGGGGGTTACCCGCTTCGTCGGTGCGGGCGGTTTCCAGGATGCGCTGAAAGTATCCAACGAAATGGATACCATCTGTATTGCCAATAATTCCAACTGGAGTATTCCCACCTGGGATTTCAAAGGAGCCTGCCTGGGTATTGACGCCAGAAAAGTAGTTGCAACCGGTACTACGCCGCTCATCAATACAGGCATAGCGCATAAAAACGAGGGAGTAGGCCAGATCGGGGCCGGCACCGTGCGTGCGCCGCTGGCTTGCTTTGAAAAAGCAGTCATTGCCTATGCGAAAAAACTAGGGATAGACGTTGAATAG
- a CDS encoding PucR family transcriptional regulator translates to MNIKEILNMQMLYGAKLIAGNSGVLNEITGVNVLEATDIANWGRYGEVILTSFFALQHLSESELEVFFEKLHNVGISAFIIKIDRLVTHIPDKIIELCDKHAIPLIQINKDVKYEAIILEILGPIVNKNMNLLNKYYEVHSELTKLALKMPSMDVILREFKKMILRDVSLINSTKGIEISTNPGLADITVVDTREVLTEKYMHFKYERRDVLYNGTNPPIAGKQIRVHIPHLGHDDYELVIHELPEQISSEDFMVIENGVKFLQMELLKKYVISQNLFQQKNNIINDLLNDRLYEEKDIDEVLESLNIKKHKYYQVVLIKLYPRDEKKNVDKDLMPQTLRQIWLTFKTIFKDIVFLEKLDTVVFVFNFSDEKAGLTPPAIEKTMNSLVAGNVFDNFYYNVSLSSKVEKLSLLKAHREVLDTEKILRLFHGSNNILPYEELGIYKLFLDSNNLDDLEKFISPRIANFRHHYPLLFDTLQTFLDTNQNYFLTSEKLFLHSKTVRYRVAKIKNILNVDFANPEELLQIQIAARLFKLIDGRKKHE, encoded by the coding sequence ATGAACATTAAAGAAATATTAAATATGCAAATGCTTTATGGAGCAAAATTAATCGCCGGCAATAGCGGAGTTTTAAACGAAATAACCGGCGTCAATGTACTTGAGGCCACTGATATTGCAAACTGGGGGCGTTATGGCGAAGTAATCCTTACCAGTTTTTTTGCCCTGCAGCATTTGAGCGAGAGCGAGCTGGAAGTATTTTTCGAGAAACTCCATAATGTAGGCATCAGCGCGTTCATAATTAAAATCGACAGACTGGTTACTCACATACCGGATAAAATTATTGAGCTTTGTGATAAACATGCCATTCCTTTAATCCAAATTAACAAAGATGTAAAATATGAAGCTATCATCCTGGAAATATTAGGACCCATAGTCAATAAAAATATGAACCTGCTGAACAAGTACTACGAGGTACATAGCGAGCTGACCAAGCTGGCGCTGAAAATGCCGTCAATGGACGTGATATTGCGGGAGTTTAAAAAAATGATCCTGCGTGATGTGAGTCTCATTAACTCGACAAAAGGGATTGAAATCAGCACCAACCCCGGACTTGCCGACATAACAGTTGTGGATACCCGTGAAGTGTTAACGGAAAAATACATGCATTTTAAATATGAACGTAGAGATGTGCTGTATAATGGCACCAATCCCCCCATAGCCGGCAAACAGATCAGGGTTCATATACCCCATCTCGGCCATGACGACTATGAACTTGTTATCCACGAGTTGCCGGAACAAATTAGTTCAGAAGATTTTATGGTAATAGAAAATGGCGTCAAGTTTCTGCAAATGGAATTATTAAAAAAGTATGTAATCTCCCAAAATCTATTTCAACAAAAAAATAACATTATCAACGACTTGCTGAATGACCGGCTGTATGAGGAAAAGGATATTGACGAGGTGCTGGAATCCCTTAATATAAAAAAACATAAGTACTATCAGGTAGTGCTTATCAAGCTTTATCCCCGGGACGAAAAGAAAAATGTGGATAAAGATCTCATGCCCCAGACGCTGAGACAAATCTGGCTTACCTTCAAAACTATTTTCAAGGACATAGTGTTTCTGGAAAAGTTGGATACCGTGGTATTTGTATTCAATTTCAGCGATGAGAAAGCCGGCCTTACGCCGCCCGCCATTGAAAAAACAATGAATTCACTGGTTGCCGGCAATGTGTTTGACAATTTTTATTACAATGTAAGCCTCAGCTCGAAAGTAGAAAAACTAAGCCTGCTAAAAGCCCACAGAGAGGTTTTGGATACGGAAAAGATATTACGGCTGTTCCATGGTTCCAATAACATATTGCCCTACGAAGAGCTGGGAATTTATAAACTGTTCCTGGACTCAAATAACCTGGACGATCTTGAGAAGTTCATATCTCCCCGAATAGCTAATTTCCGGCACCACTATCCGCTGCTGTTTGATACGCTGCAAACCTTTCTGGACACCAATCAAAACTACTTTCTTACCTCGGAAAAGCTGTTTCTGCACTCCAAGACAGTAAGATACCGGGTCGCCAAAATAAAAAATATCCTAAACGTCGATTTTGCGAACCCGGAGGAACTGCTGCAGATTCAAATAGCGGCCAGACTGTTTAAACTAATTGACGGGAGAAAAAAGCATGAATGA
- a CDS encoding alpha/beta hydrolase, with protein sequence MNETEIFSLITAENIKLHASLQRAKNKSKNTTIIYLHGGGLLYGVRDDLPELYINKFLQAGYDFLALDYPLAPESSLDQIFTSAFAMLSYYLNNTDSVFKLNNNNYVLMGRSAGAYLAFMLCDRLIKNKARLPAAIISFYGYARLTDSQFTTPSKHYNQLAKVPDEYIANIIADGPVTSGPMAERFSLYIKARQEGTWLTYLCGPEDPAKYSLTDEALRALPPTILAAATLDPDVPYRMSKSLLKLIPDSTLITIYKEVHDFDRDLNDEAGRLAYDEIIEWLEKRV encoded by the coding sequence ATGAATGAAACAGAAATTTTCAGCTTGATAACTGCAGAAAATATAAAACTGCATGCCAGCCTGCAGCGGGCAAAAAACAAAAGCAAGAACACGACAATTATTTATTTGCACGGCGGCGGACTGCTCTATGGGGTAAGAGACGACCTGCCGGAACTGTATATCAACAAATTCTTGCAGGCCGGCTATGACTTTTTGGCGTTAGATTATCCTTTGGCGCCGGAATCCAGTTTAGACCAGATTTTTACCTCAGCTTTCGCTATGCTTTCCTACTATTTGAACAATACCGACAGTGTGTTTAAGTTAAACAATAACAACTATGTGCTAATGGGAAGATCGGCAGGAGCCTATCTTGCTTTTATGCTGTGTGACAGGCTGATTAAAAATAAAGCCCGGCTGCCGGCTGCTATTATAAGCTTTTACGGCTATGCCAGGCTTACCGATAGCCAGTTCACCACCCCCAGCAAGCATTATAACCAGTTAGCCAAGGTACCGGATGAATACATTGCTAACATTATTGCAGACGGCCCGGTGACCTCTGGCCCAATGGCTGAGAGATTTTCGCTGTATATAAAAGCCAGACAGGAAGGCACCTGGTTAACCTACCTCTGCGGGCCGGAAGATCCGGCAAAATACTCATTAACAGATGAAGCACTCCGGGCGTTGCCGCCGACAATTCTGGCAGCCGCCACCTTAGACCCCGATGTGCCATACCGGATGAGCAAATCACTGCTTAAGCTGATTCCGGATTCAACCCTGATAACCATCTATAAAGAAGTCCACGACTTTGACAGGGATCTTAACGATGAAGCAGGCAGATTAGCCTATGACGAAATAATAGAATGGCTGGAAAAGAGAGTATGA
- a CDS encoding PucR family transcriptional regulator has protein sequence MAGKESMTSIAELLTNAPFSQMLVLNQSADLSRKVDSADISETPDITHFIKPHSLLITTGMAFKDDPAGFCQMIEDLNRVPIAGICVKLGRFIDSLEPSILATADKLGFPLIQIPNSWTLGVTCHHLLSYLWNVENQQLLSALKIQHEYSQMLVKDTPISTILTHLSRTIRQTVFLTDPFFEIIDTSLPRGTKTGEMEETLAAIKSSDKLKDSPAAAIPSSLYIQAPHPFTAWFFPVWAASAHPHLLIVLEKEKIPYPFSYLVIEQTAAAIAFSLYKNQKLKELHRRIREDVLRRLTHNASNIDTAVFLGQGSDLGLIASDYYQFLVLGIDDLMEEQHSARFDLYSLVYDWLERHTEILGKTALFFSSHKSEKILVLLQSPVENLENAIAFISEQMTTYLAVSISCAAGNPVNSLQSVAFSRIEAEEVYHQCRREGKKAFFRTYFSQDVAELLRFVPQDHARHFCTCVLKSLAYPQQETQVILRQTLQTYLDCQGDIAETARALYIHRNTVKYRIARLNEILDTPLSNPDFSLQLRLALLLSES, from the coding sequence ATGGCTGGAAAAGAGAGTATGACTTCTATTGCCGAGCTTTTAACAAATGCACCTTTCTCGCAAATGCTGGTGTTGAACCAGTCTGCCGATTTGTCACGCAAAGTGGACAGCGCCGATATTTCGGAGACGCCGGACATTACCCATTTTATCAAACCCCATTCGCTCCTGATAACAACCGGCATGGCCTTTAAGGATGATCCGGCCGGCTTCTGTCAAATGATCGAGGATCTGAACCGGGTCCCTATTGCCGGAATCTGCGTAAAGCTGGGCCGTTTTATCGACAGCCTCGAGCCCTCTATTCTCGCAACCGCCGATAAGCTTGGTTTCCCCCTGATCCAGATTCCGAACTCCTGGACACTGGGTGTAACCTGCCATCATCTCCTTTCCTATCTCTGGAATGTGGAAAACCAGCAGTTGCTAAGTGCTTTGAAAATCCAGCATGAATATTCCCAGATGCTTGTCAAGGACACCCCGATTTCCACAATTCTCACCCATCTCAGCCGCACAATCCGGCAGACAGTATTTTTAACAGATCCCTTTTTTGAAATCATTGACACTTCCCTGCCCCGAGGCACAAAAACCGGTGAAATGGAAGAGACGCTGGCTGCCATAAAAAGCTCTGACAAGCTGAAAGACTCACCGGCCGCCGCCATACCCTCTTCGCTCTATATTCAGGCCCCCCATCCGTTTACCGCATGGTTCTTTCCCGTTTGGGCCGCTTCCGCCCACCCCCACCTGCTGATTGTGCTGGAAAAAGAAAAAATCCCTTATCCTTTCTCCTATCTGGTCATTGAGCAGACTGCCGCCGCCATCGCTTTTTCCCTGTATAAAAACCAAAAGCTTAAAGAACTGCACCGGCGAATACGCGAGGATGTTTTGCGGCGGCTAACCCATAATGCCAGCAATATTGACACCGCCGTTTTTCTGGGGCAGGGCAGCGATCTTGGTTTGATTGCTTCCGATTACTATCAATTCCTGGTTTTAGGAATTGACGACCTGATGGAGGAACAGCATTCTGCACGGTTTGACCTGTATTCCCTTGTGTACGACTGGCTGGAACGCCATACTGAAATTCTGGGTAAAACCGCTCTTTTCTTTTCTTCCCATAAAAGTGAAAAAATATTAGTGCTCTTGCAAAGTCCTGTCGAAAATTTGGAAAATGCTATTGCCTTCATTAGCGAGCAAATGACCACCTATCTCGCTGTTTCCATCTCCTGTGCCGCCGGGAATCCGGTTAATTCACTTCAGTCTGTGGCCTTCTCGCGCATTGAGGCCGAAGAAGTGTATCACCAATGCAGGCGGGAGGGCAAGAAAGCATTTTTCCGCACTTATTTCTCCCAGGATGTTGCAGAGCTTTTGCGTTTTGTCCCGCAGGACCATGCCCGCCACTTCTGTACCTGTGTGTTAAAATCACTGGCCTACCCCCAGCAGGAAACGCAGGTTATTCTCCGGCAAACGCTGCAAACCTACCTGGATTGTCAGGGCGATATCGCCGAAACGGCCCGGGCCCTCTATATCCACCGCAACACAGTAAAATACCGGATCGCCAGATTAAATGAAATATTAGACACGCCGCTCTCCAACCCGGATTTTTCCCTGCAACTCCGGCTGGCCCTGCTGTTGTCCGAATCGTGA
- the allD gene encoding ureidoglycolate dehydrogenase has protein sequence MSQQEMVLVTKAELHQLIKNKVMKAGLPEDHAQEVANHLAYADSRGVHSHGAVRVEYYSERINKGGSNAKPNFSFRKTGPSTGIYEGDNAVGMVVATNGMIEAIKMAKETGIGFVGMRNLGHCGTLSYFLRMATDENMIGMSMCQSDPMVVPYGSADPYFGTNPIGFAAPCAGGPPIVFDMATTVGAWGKIIDARSKNKAIPDTWAVDKTGHPTTDPFAVAGLVAIAGSKGYGLMMMVDILCGSLLGIPFGGHVSSMYADLSAGRELGQIHLVINPEHFIGLDNFKNNIRKMVDEIHALRPAAGFDRVLVPGESSEKKAQDYEKNGIPIVKEIYDYLVSDDIHFNRYEGKSAFASDTLD, from the coding sequence ATGAGTCAACAGGAAATGGTCTTAGTAACCAAAGCAGAATTGCATCAGTTGATTAAAAATAAGGTAATGAAGGCTGGTTTGCCTGAGGATCATGCGCAGGAGGTTGCTAATCATTTAGCCTATGCCGACAGCAGAGGTGTACATTCCCATGGGGCTGTGCGCGTGGAATATTATTCAGAACGGATAAACAAAGGCGGCAGCAATGCAAAGCCGAATTTTTCCTTTAGAAAAACCGGTCCGAGCACCGGCATTTACGAAGGGGACAATGCGGTAGGGATGGTTGTTGCCACAAACGGTATGATTGAAGCCATCAAGATGGCTAAAGAAACCGGAATTGGTTTTGTCGGCATGCGCAATCTGGGACACTGCGGCACGCTCTCCTATTTCCTCAGAATGGCTACCGACGAAAATATGATTGGTATGTCCATGTGCCAGTCTGACCCGATGGTTGTACCTTATGGTTCTGCCGACCCGTATTTCGGCACAAATCCTATCGGTTTTGCCGCTCCCTGTGCCGGCGGTCCGCCCATTGTATTTGATATGGCGACTACCGTAGGGGCCTGGGGCAAAATTATCGATGCCAGATCTAAAAACAAGGCAATTCCCGACACCTGGGCGGTAGATAAAACCGGACATCCTACCACCGACCCCTTTGCCGTTGCCGGCCTTGTGGCTATTGCCGGTTCCAAGGGATATGGCCTGATGATGATGGTTGATATCTTGTGCGGCTCCCTGCTGGGCATTCCGTTTGGCGGTCATGTAAGTTCGATGTATGCCGACCTTTCTGCCGGTCGTGAACTGGGACAAATCCATCTGGTAATCAATCCGGAGCATTTTATCGGTCTTGATAATTTCAAAAATAATATACGCAAAATGGTGGATGAGATTCATGCACTTCGCCCGGCTGCCGGTTTTGACAGGGTGCTGGTTCCTGGTGAATCTTCCGAAAAGAAAGCTCAGGATTATGAAAAGAACGGCATTCCCATTGTAAAAGAAATTTATGATTATCTTGTCAGTGATGACATTCATTTCAATCGTTATGAGGGAAAAAGCGCTTTTGCTTCCGATACATTAGACTAA